TACCACTCTTCTCCCCGGATACTTGGATTCGCTTCATATTGTACCACTGTATTGATTACTATAGAGAGAACGGGAGAGGTTCTATCCATACGTTTAATAATCGACGAGATTGTACATAGGATATATAGTTTCTTATGCACATTTCAAGGGATAGCATGTCATGGATTAGGTAGTTAGTTTCTTTGTTCTTTATATTCCAGTATATTTTGTGATTTCTTATATATATTGCGGATCAATTGATTGCTTCTATCTATTGAAAAATATAGAAGAAGTAAAATACTcggattttcttaaaaaaatcaagTTCTATCTAGTGTATTCTACAAAAAATCTTATCAACCTTCTTCAGTTGGAAGCATATATGTTCAAAAAAACTGCTAGATCTTCATCTCAAACTTTAAAATAATCTCGCAATATTGGCGCTGCACATTGAGAGATATTGATTTATCTTATTTAGAAAAAAACTGACTCACATCAAGATACAGAGCTCATATAGTTGCATATTAAAAATTGAAGATATAGAGATCCTTCAAGTCATTTATGAGATTGTTGAGTATGTTAAATAGTTTAACGGGTCAACTTACATACTACCatcttttataataataataaaaaatattgctcttttgtatttttttaacaaatattttgtAAATAGTTTCTATGAACTCTTTGTTCTAATAAAAGCTGGATGGCTTTACCTCCCCCttcattaatatatatatatgtgtgtgtgtgtgtaaagaTAGAGATATATAGATAAGCCTGTTTGGCTAGGATTGAAGCGCCATGTGAAGGGAGAGAGAACATAGAGGTCAGTTCCCTGCTCCCAACAACTGAACTATCCCACTGGATTATGCGAGAAGCTCCCAAACAGGCCCTGAATAAGCAATAACATCACTATTGGGAAGAATTACATGAAGAATTTTCATCCTGTGGAATATGCAGTTGCCTTCGGCTTCAATCCCACTAGAAATTAACAGAAAAAACAAAGGATTTGTCTCGTTACAGTCTTGGGATCATCAGTTCATCACACCACAAACTCCAGAGCACAACCACATCGTTTATTAGGTTTGATTATATTCTTCCCTCGAAAAATAAGGTTTATTTATTGACAGTTGGCTGTCACCTCACACAGCAATAGTTTTTTTGGTGCATCAGAAAAGTAAGCTTTTGGGAACAAATAAATCTCTTGCTTATTTTGATCTCCTCCACAATATAAACCCAATATGCtttccaatatttttttttccggtCAGCATGGTCCATAATTATCCGCATTTTGACGGAGAGATctccttgttctttttttttgggtaatagGAGAGATCTCTTGTAAGACTCAGTTTGGATGTCCAGTTAGCATGCACTTCCGTTTTGAGCATGACCACGGATTACGTACGTTATATGATGGAAAACAGAGGAAACAGAGAAGCGTCGAACTGCTACTTTAAAATCTTATCTACCCTGACGCACCTCGGTCTAGCCATTgacgaaagaaaataagaagacAAAAATGTGACTTAATCTGGAAATACAATATTTATTTCATTGGAAAAAGGTAAACAGCTCCACCAGATTCACACGAAGTTCGAAACACGGCAAGACAGGCACATACATACGAACACTGGAACAAACACACGTTAAGGATCACCTTTCTGTAATAGACCTTAGGCTGGTACTGGTACGAATTCAGCTGGAGATCTCAATGGCTTTCACCTCTGGCTTCTTGACTTCCTCTTTGGGCACGGTCACAGTTAGCACCCCGTTCTCCATGGATGCCTTCACCTGATCCACCTTGGTGTTCTCCGGCAGCCGgaagcgccggaggaatttgcCGCTGCTCCTCTCGACACGGTGCCACTTGtcgttcttctcctctttctcccggCTGCGCTCGCCGCTGATCTGGAGGACCCTgccctcctccacctccacctTCACCTCCTCTTTCTTCACTCCCGGGAGGTCGGCCTTGAAGACATGGGCCTCCGGAGTCTCCTTCCAGTCGATGCGGGTGTTGGCGAAAGCGGAGGTCTCGCTCGCGAAAGTGGGGCGGGACTCGGTAAGCGAGCGGAAGGCGTCGAAGGGGAAGCCCTGGAAAGGATCCCAGACGTCGAGGGAGAAGGGGTCGAAGATGTTGCTCCGCCTGACGATCGACATTTTGCTTGGATGACGGTGGGAAATTAGCTGGAGAGTTTGAAAGCTTTCTTGATGGAATTGCTCCTCGTTGCCGTGGTCGGAATCCGACCTCCATTATTTATAGATTCAGAATCGACAGGCCTCGAAGTGTCTAGAGTCCGCATCCGTCTCCTTTTCTTACCTATGGCGAGAGCGTCGATAGCTCTGGAATCCTCGCACGAAACCAACAGCTTTCCAGAAGCCTCTTTCTCACTGGTTCAGTCCAGGCCCATGGGCCTGGAGATGGGTTCTCCCGAAAGGGATCCAACTCCGAACACGTCCTccccatatttttttttgagtttttattttttttattttttattttattttctgggtTCCGGAGAAAAATCCTTTTTATAAACATGCAACACTGATGGGTCAGCtagattatttttagttttaaaaaTCTAACGCCTGATATCCAAGTGTTTCTGGTGGACCATGGATCCTCCAAGGTCTTGGTTTCTCCTAATCCAGATGaagcaataaataaaaatccaaCCATACAACATCGAAAAAGAGATTCGGATGACTTTGCCGATCGATTTTTCTTTTGGGGAGAAAAACTTTGCTGATAGAATTAATACCGCATTAATGAAACATTTTAGGATTATTGTGAATTGACATTGTCCAAAAAAGTTTGAGTATCATATATGTAGGATGTACACTAAATGTTTGGTGTCAGTACATATCGATGAACAAAAAATCAAGTTGCTTGGAGATAATCCATCAACGATTTGATCGCTGCTCTGCTTTGATTTCAGATGGTTTACCATTGTGCTTCGAGATTAAATAGCATCCCTGAATGATCAAGATGACATGTGGATTATCAAACATATATCAATGTGGGGAACTTTTCTTCTTTGTAGAAAGGTCATAGAAATTCACTCAACACTGAATCTTAAGTCCCTCGATACATTCTACATAGATATGCAGCATGAATTAAGATATGCCAACATGCCAACTTGCAGACATATATATTATACTATTTAAGTTGATAGATGATTCTTAAGTAAGGGATTAATATCTGAACATGGATGGTAAAAGGAGATAGATGAAGTCATTCTAGCATAAGTATTCATTAGATATCACTCTAATGATAAATCCTTCTTTCACCCTGATCCAATTGTATGAGTGTCGTGATTAAAATACCAAAATGCAATTGCATAATAaaggttggaaaaaaaaaaagcttactAACCATGCCATACTATTTTGTGGTCTTGAAGCTCCTTTCATGGCACCCTTATATATAACATTTTTAGAAAACTAAATCATAAGTAGTTATCATTCTTTGAGGAGAGATAAGCATCTACTAGTTGAAACTAAAAGTACATCTACTTGAGTGGGACTACAACCAACCTAACTTGCAATACATGTGACCAAGAAATAGTGTAGAATaaattacaatttttttttaagatttacaTTTATTACAGTTGCAATTAATAGTTTATAAAATCTACACTTATACTTAGTTAAATTAAATGCATTGATGAAATCATTTTATCTTATATAAAAGTTGAAATTATTCTTAGATAGGGAGGAggatgtatatatattttttatgtccTTAGATGGTTATTGTGTCACTTAAGGTTaggttatttttaattttttttttggcatttgaATTCTATTTAAAATTAATGATTTGACGAATTGTTTATTAAGTTATTGATTCAAAGATAAATATAAATTTCAAGAAAGTAAGTATAGATTTTTATAAACTATTAGATAATTTACCTCTAATCTCATAAAAGCTTTTTTAATTTACTTAATAGTATACTATAATCTAGTTGTAATCTAATGTAGCAATAAGTTTTCATCTCAGCCGAGATGTTGGCTGAGATATCGGTAATATTTTGAGCTATATTTTAATCAGTAATTATCCGATCTCCACCGCATCGAGAAAGCGAGGTCAATATAATCTTGTCCGTTAGCCGGTTACCATGAAAGGAAAGGACAATGGGAAACCGATGTATGGCCTACTAGCGAGAGACATCAAGCAAAGCTTTCGCCACGAAATAGAATAGAAATCTCCTCATGGCGGAACCCCAGGAGTCAGAGAAAACCTCGAAAATCGTCTCCACGAACGACGTCGAGCGGGTCTTCGCGCGCTACGACGCCAACGGCGACGGCAAGATCTCGCCGTCGGAGCTCGCCGACGTGCTGCGCGCCCTCGGATCCGAGGTCTCCGACGAGGAGCTGAAAGCCATGATGGCGGAGCTGGACTCCGACGGCGACGGCTTCGTAACTCTGAAGGAGTTCGCGGCGTTCCACCGCGGGCTGGGCGGCGCCACGGGAGGCGGCGacggaagggagggagagctgAAGGACGCGTTCGCGATGTACGATCTGGACCGGGACGGGCTGATCTCGGAAAAGGAGCTCCATCTGGTGCTGAAAAGATTGGGGGAGAAGTGCTCCGTCCAGGATTGCTCCAGGATGATCCGGTCCGTCGATTCGGACGGCGATGGAAGCGTGAACTTCGACGAGTTCAAGATGATGATGGCCAACGACGGGGAGAGGAAGGGCTCTGAAGTCGATACATCTCCGTTGCCGTCGCCGTCCTCCGGTTGATGTGGGATGTCGTAGTTCTAATTTCTTTCACAAGGGTTAAATTTCTCATGTCATTTTGAGACGTCTCTATGGTTTATAGCTTTGCTCTAAAATAACTGCCTTCACCATGTGTATTTTGGGGTGCCCCTAAGATTTGACTGATTAGTTACATGAATGAATGTTTGTTTCAATACCTTCCCTTTGTAGAGAAGGTGAGCTGATACTCGATAGCTTGGTaacgttttctttttattgaaccAGTcttcagagttttttttttcttgtttttaatGAGGATTAGAGTTGCCCCATCCTAAATTCGCCCCACAGAGGCTTCCATATCCACCCACTCAACATATTCAAAAATtgataataaagaaaaatagaagtaCTGCTGTCATAAAATATTCATGTCATATAGATACTTTTGTCAATATTGCGATACTTGcacaattaaaaaatttagtTCTAAAAATTAAGTATATTTCACAATTTTATGaaacaatttgcaacaatggTATACTCTAATAGACAATAGAAGAGCGCAAGCAATCCCATCTTTGAACTAAGCCACAATCATATTTAGAACCCCTAATAGGGCATCGGTATTATTTCATTTTCAACTCAGTATTTGTAACATGTGATAAGCATCaatattgttatattttcaGCCCATGGTGGGATATCAAGATTGTCACATTTTTAAAATTTGATGTGTCATTGATAAGTTCATTCTTCCAACTTATGGTGAAACAACAATAATATATGGCTAGTCAAAAAAGCTTCTAAGTAGAGAGCAAAGGTTTAGTTTGttgaaattttaattaaaaaaatattattttttgtctcctaaattttagttattttaatggtttaaaatatttattttttttaaacgtCTCTTTCAAAGAAAACGGTGACTCTtaaagaaataattttttaaagataaaatattttaaaaatattgtgTACCTTTAGAACCGCGGAACCAGATAACAATCAGGTTCCTGTCATGCCTGCAGCAGAGTGTACAGGCGATGGTCCCTCCTTTCTATCAATGGCAAGTGGGATTGGATCAAAAACCCCGGAAAAAAAAGGGTCCTGCCCAACTATAAATGAATTGAGAGCAAGTAAATCAcgatttcataaattttagaATAATGCTAGGGTCTAGGGAGACGCCCACGGGGACAGGGGTTGTCTTGTCAGGACGACAAGTGGATTGGTGTCGCCAGCAGCAATAAATACGATAGTTGAATATTATTTAGCCAAGCCAACATTAGACGTTGCAATAATTTTTTTGCGCACCCGCAAACACTGCAAACCTTCGCGATGATGGGTTCCCACAACAGTGTATTAACTGGGATTTTGCTTGTATCCCATCGCCAtcattttttctttgaattcaaTGGCAAGGAGGGCCCTTAGAATTTCGACACCTCGATTTTTGAAGTAAAATTGTGGGCGGCTTGGATAGGCTAAAGTGGTGGGCAGCTTGGCTTACATTATGCACCATAGGTGCTCCAGACTCCTTTAATTCTATTAGAAAATGATTCGGCTACTGTAATCAGCTGGATCCGAGAGGAACTGAGTAGTGATAGAGAGATTCAACTCCTGCTCGAAAATATTTAGATGATAGTGAGAGAGAAAATGACATTTCAGGCTATATGCATTCCGTGAGGTCAATGGGACGGCGAACTGGATAGTTGTATATATAGCGAGCCACTCAGAAGGTACTTTGTGGGCTTGGGAAGAAAGAGTTGTCCAGGGCACTTGGAACCTATTATCTGCCAATTCTATTGGGTTTGAGTATATCGATCGGTACTTGTGATGTATGAAATACTTGTTtcagtaattaaaaaaaaaaaaaaaaaaaaaaaaaaaaaaaaaaaaaaaaaaaaaaaaaaaaaaacggcatGGTTCTCAGGCAAAAGGGAATTTGTCGAGGCGACCCATTTTCCCCGTATCATTTTATAGCGTTGTCCTCACGTTTTAGCCTCATTGCCTAATCAGAAGAAAGAACAGCATTTGACTGGTTTCAATTTGAAAGATGACGGCAGAGTAACTTCTGACCTTCGTCCTCATGCTAAGTATATTTTACAGGTACCATTTGCTGGTCTTCAGGCATGGCCGGTAAGACCCTCG
This is a stretch of genomic DNA from Phoenix dactylifera cultivar Barhee BC4 chromosome 9, palm_55x_up_171113_PBpolish2nd_filt_p, whole genome shotgun sequence. It encodes these proteins:
- the LOC103701876 gene encoding 16.9 kDa class I heat shock protein 2-like, translating into MSIVRRSNIFDPFSLDVWDPFQGFPFDAFRSLTESRPTFASETSAFANTRIDWKETPEAHVFKADLPGVKKEEVKVEVEEGRVLQISGERSREKEEKNDKWHRVERSSGKFLRRFRLPENTKVDQVKASMENGVLTVTVPKEEVKKPEVKAIEISS
- the LOC103701877 gene encoding probable calcium-binding protein CML18, with amino-acid sequence MAEPQESEKTSKIVSTNDVERVFARYDANGDGKISPSELADVLRALGSEVSDEELKAMMAELDSDGDGFVTLKEFAAFHRGLGGATGGGDGREGELKDAFAMYDLDRDGLISEKELHLVLKRLGEKCSVQDCSRMIRSVDSDGDGSVNFDEFKMMMANDGERKGSEVDTSPLPSPSSG